The genomic stretch TGCAATCGCTGCGAACGGGTGAGAACGAGCGCCGACTTACTCGACGGTGACGCTCTTGGCGAGGTTGCGGGGTTTGTCGATCGAGCGGCCGAGGTCGGCGGCGGTGTGGTAGGCGAACAGCTGGAGCTGGACGCTCGCGAGCACCGCGGCGGTCCGCGGATGGGTTTCGGGGACCCGGAGCACGTGGTCGGCGTAGCGCTCGATGTCCGACTGGCCGTCGGTGACGGCGATCACGGGCGCGTCGCGCGCCTCGACCTCCTTGACGTTGCCCACGGTCTTCCTGGCGAACTCGTCGTCGCCGGTGGCGACCGCGATGACGGGGGTGTTGTCGGTGACGAGCGCGAGCGGGCCGTGTTTGAGTTCGCCCGCGGCGAACCCCTCGGCGTGGCGGTAGGTGATCTCCTTGAGCTTCAGCGCGCCTTCGAGCGCCACCGGGTGGTTCAGCCCCCGGCCGATGAAGAAGTAGGCGTCGGCGTCGAGGTACGCCGTCGCGACCTCGGCGGCGACCGAGTCGTCGAGGATCTCCTGAACCGTGCTGGGGAGGTCCCGGAGCGAACCGATGCTCTCGCGGTCGTGGTCGTCGGTGACGGCGAGCGAGAAGAGGTTGAGCGTCACCAGCTGGGAGGCGAACGTCTTCGAGGCCGCGACGCCGATCTCGGGGCCCGCCCGGATGTAGAGCACGTGGTCGCACTCGCGCGCGACGGTCGAGCCCACGACGTTGGTGAGCCCGAGGGTCCGCGCCCCGAGGCGTTTGGCCGCCCGGAGCGCGCTCAGGGTGTCGGCGGTCTCGCCGCTCTGCGTGACGCCGACGACGAGCGCGTCGTCGACCGGCGGCGGCGCGGTGACGTACTCGCTCGCGAGGAACGCCTGGGCCGGGATCCCGGCCTCCTGGAACAGCCGCGCACCGTAGAGCGCGGCGTGATAGGAGGTGCCACAGGCGACGAACTGGACGCTGGTCGGGTTGACGCCGGCGAGCTCGTCGAGCTCGACCTGCCCCCCGAGTTCGTCGACCCGGCCCTGGAGACACTGCCGGAGCGACCGGGGCTGTTCGTGGATCTCCTTCAGCATGAAGTGGTCGTAGCCGCTCTTCCCGGTGTCCTCGGGGTCCCAGTTCACCGTGTTGATGCTCTTCTCGACCGGCTCGCCGTCGAGGGTCGAGACTTCCCAACCGCCCTCGTCGATCCGCGCGAGTTCGCCGTCCTCGAGGTAGATCACGCGGTCGGTGAACGCCCGGAAGGCCGGGACGTCGCTGCCGAGGTAGGTCGCGTCGTCGCCGACGCCGAGCACCAGCGGGGAGTCCTGGCGGGCGCAGTAGACCGCCTCGTGGTCGGCGAACACCGCCGCGATGGCGTAGCTCCCCTCGATCCGCCGGATCGCCGCCCGGAAGGCGTCCTCCTCGGTCGCGCCGTCGGCGAGCGCCGACTCGATGAGGTGGGGCACCACCTCGGTGTCGGTGTCGCTCTCGAACTCGTGGCCCGCGGCCTGGAGTTCGTCCTTGATCGCCTGGTAGTTCTCGATGATGCCGTTGTGGAGCACCGCGACCTGCCCCTCGCAGTCGGCGTGCGGGTGGGCGTTGCGGTCGTTCGGCGGGCCGTGAGTCGACCACCGGGTGTGGCCGATCCCCACCGCCCCTTCGAGGCTGACGCCGTCGAGCGCGGCTTCGAGGTTTTCGAGCTTGCCCGCCCGCTTTTCGATCTCGACGGAGCCGTTGGCGAGCGCGACGCCCGCCGAGTCGTAGCCCCGGTATTCGAGCTTCGAGAGGCCGTGCATCAACACGTCGAGCGTCTCGTCGGGCCGTCCAACACAGCCGATCACGCCACACATCAGCTCATCACCTCCGCGTGGGCGACGACCTCGCCGCGCACCCGGGCCCCCGTGTGGAGGTGTGCACCGGGCCCCACGAGGGTTCCCGGTTCGAAGCCGACCATCCCGCCCGCGGTGACGCGGTCGGCGACCACCGCGCCGAGCTGGCGGTCCTCGAACACCCGCCTGCCGACGCGGACGTCCGCCGGTCCGCCGGGGACGATGCTCCCCGCACCCAGCGTGACGTCCTCACCGACCACGCAGTCCAGCACCGTGCTCCCCGGCCCGATCCGGGTGTCCGAATCTAATACCGTGCGCTCGACCGTGGCGTTCGCCTCGACGGTGACGTTCCGCCCGACGGCGACGTTCGGTCCGACGACCGCACCCGGGCCGACCTCGCAGTCCGGCCCGACGACCACCGGGGCCTGGAGGGTGGCGTCGTCGTGGACCAGCGCCGTCTCGTCGACCCAGACGCCCTGCTCGCGGACGGGCTCGTCGACCCGGCCGCGGGCGAGGATCTCCCGGGTCACGGTGAGGAGGTCCCACGGGTAGGTGGCGTGTGGCGAGAGGCCGTCGACCCGGACCCCCCGGACGTCCTCGCCGTCGTCGATGAGGCGCGCGAGGGTGTCGGTGAGCTGGAGTTCGCCGTCGCGGCGCTCGGTCTCGCCGATGGCGTCGAAGATCGAGGTCCGGAAGGCGTAGACGCCGGCGTTGATCAGGCGGTAGTCGTCGGAGTCGGGCTTCTCGACGAGCTTCTCGATCCGGCCCTCCGAGAGCGCGACCGCACCGTAGCGCCTGGCGTCGCGGTGTTCGAGCACGCCGAGCGTGGCGGCGGCGTCGGGGTAGGTCTCGAACTCCGCCACCACGTCTTGGACCAGGCCGGATTCGATGACCCGGTCGCCGTTCACCAGCAGGAACGGCTCGTCGACGGCCGGCTCGGCGCAGCGCAGGGCGTGACCGCTGCCGAGCTGTTTCTCCTGGGCGACGTACTCGATCGGGACGTCGCGGTAGGTCGGGCCGAAGTGTTCTTGCACCCGGTCGCGCTTGTAACCGATCACGACCGCGAGGTCCTCGACCCCGGCGTCGATCAGTGCATCGAAGACGTACTCGAGGACGGGCCTGTTCGCCGCGGGCAACATGGGCTTCGGGCGGTTGTGCGTCAGCGGGCGCAGCCGGTTGCCCTCGCCGGCCGCGAGAACCACGGCGGTGCGAATGCTCATCGATCCATCAATCCATGCCGATCGGCTTCAACGTTCTGGGCACGTCCGGGCGTGATGGTATCCCGAATGGACGATCGTTGTGGAATCGGCGGTCGAGGAGGCGCATCGACGTTTCGCCACCCGAGATGGCGCTCGACCCGGAGAAGCGACCGGGTGCGGGCGACCCGTCCGGTCGCGCGGCGACGAACAGACCTAACCACGGGCCGTTCGTACCGCGGCGCGATGACCGACGACACCGTCCGCGTCTGGCTGGTCGAGCGCACTTTCGCGGAGGACCTCCCGAACCTCATCGTCTTGACCTACGCGACGCCCGACGGCGAGCGCGACTACCGGAAGGAACGCGCGCTCCAGATGCCCGGCGGCGGGGGTCGCGAGACCACCGCGGCGCTCGACGTCGACCCCGACAATCTCGGGGACGTCTCGGACCCCGAGACGCGCGAGCGCTACGCCACGGAGGCCGCCCGGATGGCCGAGGAGTACGACCCCGACGAAGCGGTCTGAAGGAGAGGGCCGACTCAGTTCGTCAGCGGCATCCCGTAGCTCGTCTCGCGCTCCATCACCACGTTCCAGGTCGCCTCGCACTCACAGGAGACCTGATCGAAGACGGTCGGGTCCTGGCGGAGGTCGAAGTCCTTGATAGCCGTCTGGACGTGGTCGTCGCACTCCCCGCAATTGTGGGGGCCGCGGTCCGAGCCGTGGCCGACGGGGTCGGAGATCACGATGGCGTCGGCGTCGGCGGTCTCGCGGAGGACCTCGGCCACCGACCAGAGCCACGGCGGGCGGTAGCCGCCGTCGTGGTAGAGCTCCTCGACCATCGTGTGACGCTGGACGTTACAGGGGTTCATCGACACGGTATGGGCGTACTCGGCACACCGCTCGACCGAGGAGATCATGTCGGTGACGGCCTCCGATTCGGTGAGGAAGGGCGGTTTCATCAGGAGGTAGGCTTTGATCCCGACGCCCGCGTCCGCGGCGCGCTCGCTCGCCGCGACGAAGTCGTCGAAATCGAAGTACTTGTTGACGCAGTCGTGGCGAACTCTATCCGTGGCGGTTTCGAGGCCCACCGCGACGTCGACCGCGAGCCCCTTTTCGGTGAAGTCGGCGAGGCGCTCGGGTCGGACGAAATCGGGCAGGGATTCGAGCACGATCCGCTCGCGGTCGGCGAACGCCTCGGCGACCGCCTCCCGGGCCGCGGCGGGCACCTCGCGCTCGTCGAGGAAGCTCCCCGAGGTGTAGATCTTGATCAGCGGGCAGGGTTCGTCGGCGTTCTCGCGTTCGTGTTCGAGGCAGGCGTTCAACTGGTCGACGAGCGCTTCGTGCGGGACGGTGCCGCCCTCGACGGATTCGGCGACGTAGCCGCACATCGTACAGCCGCCGGCGCGCGCCCAGCGACAGCCGCCGGTGTTCAGAATGATCGTCAGCGACTGGCGCACGCCGTCGGGCGTGTTGTCCTCGTCGACCCAGACCCGCGTGGGTTCGTGGGGGTCGTAGGTCCGGTCGTTGCGCGCGCGGATCTCGCGCATCGCGGCGTTGTGGGCGTCCATCCCACGTCCGGACTCGTAGACCTCCGGCGATGGCTGGCTCATTGAGTGGGAAAGGAAGTCAGCGCGAAAAGCGGCTTCGGTCCGTACGGCGAACGTTCGAATCGCAGATCAGCAACGAACACTCGCCGTATCATCGAGATGGCGAATAGCTTGACTGAGGTTCTCTATCATCCTCAGGGTGAGCTCGGTTGAGAAACCAGCGGCTTCTGGTCTGTTAGCCTTCCCCAATGGAGTGCAGGCGATGCGAGTGTCATCCCCCCATTCGGAACTCCCGATCGACAGTCAACAACGTCGCCGCGGTCAGCAGAAGAGTAGCAAGCGGAACAACCACCGCTCCGAAGCTGAATAAAGTAGCTACCGAAAGTACAGAGATTACTATAGCGAATCCCCAAACGGCCCACAGCATCTCATTCCATGCTACGTACCCAGCCCCAAACGAGAGTCCGATAAGGACGATCGACCAGATCATGAAAGTTGGTGCATTCTCGGCGGCAAGCGGTGCGCTATCTGAGAAGAGATAGGGAAGCACAGATGTGACTATCAAATAGCTTGCACCCAATAGACCGAAAACCCCAGCAAGGACCCCGATCGCTCTACTGCTAAGACTAAGCCACGAACCCCTGCTCCGTTGTTCGTTGTCGTACGACATAGGCATATCATACGGACGTATGTTCGATTTGGTGATAAGTTTTCTGTGGAGATCAATTCGATGATCGCGTCCAACGGATCCACGGACGGTCTCGATACTGATGCCGTAGAGCAACGTGACGACGACCACGAGCAAGAGGAGAGAAAGCGCCCGCCTCCTCCGGATGAGACCCTCGGGTTTTCCTCGCTATCGAGCGACCAGAACCACGCCAACGACCGCGAACGCGATACCGACGGCTCTCGTTATCGTGATCGCCTCCCCGAGCACGCCCATACTGATGATGGCTGCAACGACGAAGTACATGGCACCGAGCGTCGAGACGACCGTCGTGGAGCCCTGAGCGAACCCCATGTACATCGAGATGAGGCCGATCCCGGTGAACAACCCAGCCACGCCGGCGAGCATCCCTCCCCTCGCAGTCACGGCGAGCGATGCGTCCGAGACGACGACGAACCCGACCGCGAGGAGGCCAGCCGTCAGATACGAGATGGCGGCCGCGGTTCTGGGGTCGATCGATTCCGATGCAGCGTTGCCCACGACGATCCAGATCCCCCACGCCACCATCGTAATCGAGCCGAACAAGACGGCCGAATTCATCTCTGCGAATTCCATCTGTGTGACCCTCGTCTCGCGTCCCTAAGCCACTTCGTCATGCCGCCGCGACTCGGGCACTCACTGAGGAGGGAATCACCGTTCCGTCCACACCCGGCGTTGCAACGCCCGATCGAAGCCAATGGCGAGCGCCACGCCGACGATCGCGCCGAGGACGTCCGCACCCCAGTCGAGCAGGGAGGGGTCGCGACCGACGAAGCCCTGGACGACCTCGATCCCGCCGCCGTAGAGCGACGTGACGACGACCGCGAGCGCGGCCACCCCGACCCAGCGCTGCCCTGGCGCGAGCGCGAACGCCAGCGCGCCACCGAGGCAGAGATACGCGAACGCGTGCGTGTACTTGTCGGCCCCGACGAGGCCGAACGGGCCGAGGGTGGTTTCACCCCCGGGAAGCGGAACGACCGACCCCGCGAGGACGACGACGGCGAGGACGACCACGAGGAGCCAGCGATAGCGGCGGTCCATAGGACACCCGCACTGGGACGCGAGGAGGAACTTTCGGATCCGATCCAGCCCACCTCACTCGACCGCCGCGAGCGTCTCCCGGATCGCGTCGAGATACGACTCGGAGGAGTAGCCGAGCCGCGGGATCCAGATCTCCTGGTAGGAGGGATGGAGGACCGGCACGAGGGTCGTCTCCAGACCGGGGAGCGAAACGGGGTCGAGGACCGAGTCGACGAACCCGTCGAGTTCCCGGTCGTCGGTGGCGAGCAGGCTCGTCGTGGCGTGTTTTCCGGTGGCGACCACCGCTCGAGGGTCGACCTCGTGGATCTCCGCTTCGAGATACGGCCGACAGTTCTCGTGTTCGTCGTCCGTGGGTTCGCGGTTCGAGCCCTCGCCGTCCGAGGGAAAGCACTTCACGGCGTTGGTGTAGTAGCACTCGTCGCCGTAGCCGATCTCGGCCATCAGGTCCCGAATTTTCCGCCCGGAGTGGCGTGCGGTGTAGGCCATCCCGGTCCAGTTGCCGCCCTTCCAGCGGTCGGCTTCGGGGGTGCCCGCGCCGGGTGCCTCGCCCACGACCACGAGTTCGGCATCGAGCGGGCCGTTGCCCCACGAGATGCACTCGCGGGCCTCGACCAGCGTGGGGCACCGCCGGCAGTCGGCGGCGAGCGGGTGCTTCGCGTCGGGGTCGGGATACTCGGCCACGCCGGCCCTACTGCGGGCGGTGATTTGAGTCTGGTCCACGACGGATGGATCTGCACAACCAATCAGTCTTTAGGCCCCGACCGGATAGTCGCGCCATGAGCAGGTTCGAGGACGTCGCGGAGCGGTACGACCCCGACGCGGTCGAGGAGCGGGTGTTCGACTACTGGGACGAAGTCGACGCCTACGAGAAAACCAAGGAGCACCGCGCCGACGCCGAACCCTTCTTCTTCGTCGACGGCCCGCCGTACACCTCCGGGGCGGCCCACATGGGCACGACCTGGAACAAGACCCTGAAGGACGCCTACATCCGCTGGCACCGGATGCGCGGCTACGACGTCACCGATAGACCAGGTTACGACATGCACGGCCTCCCCATCGAGACCCGGGTGGAGGAGAACCTCGGCTTCGAGAACAAGAAGGACATCGAGGAGTTCGGGATGG from Halococcus hamelinensis 100A6 encodes the following:
- the glmS gene encoding glutamine--fructose-6-phosphate transaminase (isomerizing), coding for MCGVIGCVGRPDETLDVLMHGLSKLEYRGYDSAGVALANGSVEIEKRAGKLENLEAALDGVSLEGAVGIGHTRWSTHGPPNDRNAHPHADCEGQVAVLHNGIIENYQAIKDELQAAGHEFESDTDTEVVPHLIESALADGATEEDAFRAAIRRIEGSYAIAAVFADHEAVYCARQDSPLVLGVGDDATYLGSDVPAFRAFTDRVIYLEDGELARIDEGGWEVSTLDGEPVEKSINTVNWDPEDTGKSGYDHFMLKEIHEQPRSLRQCLQGRVDELGGQVELDELAGVNPTSVQFVACGTSYHAALYGARLFQEAGIPAQAFLASEYVTAPPPVDDALVVGVTQSGETADTLSALRAAKRLGARTLGLTNVVGSTVARECDHVLYIRAGPEIGVAASKTFASQLVTLNLFSLAVTDDHDRESIGSLRDLPSTVQEILDDSVAAEVATAYLDADAYFFIGRGLNHPVALEGALKLKEITYRHAEGFAAGELKHGPLALVTDNTPVIAVATGDDEFARKTVGNVKEVEARDAPVIAVTDGQSDIERYADHVLRVPETHPRTAAVLASVQLQLFAYHTAADLGRSIDKPRNLAKSVTVE
- a CDS encoding sugar phosphate nucleotidyltransferase produces the protein MSIRTAVVLAAGEGNRLRPLTHNRPKPMLPAANRPVLEYVFDALIDAGVEDLAVVIGYKRDRVQEHFGPTYRDVPIEYVAQEKQLGSGHALRCAEPAVDEPFLLVNGDRVIESGLVQDVVAEFETYPDAAATLGVLEHRDARRYGAVALSEGRIEKLVEKPDSDDYRLINAGVYAFRTSIFDAIGETERRDGELQLTDTLARLIDDGEDVRGVRVDGLSPHATYPWDLLTVTREILARGRVDEPVREQGVWVDETALVHDDATLQAPVVVGPDCEVGPGAVVGPNVAVGRNVTVEANATVERTVLDSDTRIGPGSTVLDCVVGEDVTLGAGSIVPGGPADVRVGRRVFEDRQLGAVVADRVTAGGMVGFEPGTLVGPGAHLHTGARVRGEVVAHAEVMS
- a CDS encoding archaeosine biosynthesis radical SAM protein RaSEA, producing the protein MSQPSPEVYESGRGMDAHNAAMREIRARNDRTYDPHEPTRVWVDEDNTPDGVRQSLTIILNTGGCRWARAGGCTMCGYVAESVEGGTVPHEALVDQLNACLEHERENADEPCPLIKIYTSGSFLDEREVPAAAREAVAEAFADRERIVLESLPDFVRPERLADFTEKGLAVDVAVGLETATDRVRHDCVNKYFDFDDFVAASERAADAGVGIKAYLLMKPPFLTESEAVTDMISSVERCAEYAHTVSMNPCNVQRHTMVEELYHDGGYRPPWLWSVAEVLRETADADAIVISDPVGHGSDRGPHNCGECDDHVQTAIKDFDLRQDPTVFDQVSCECEATWNVVMERETSYGMPLTN
- a CDS encoding EamA family transporter, whose product is MEFAEMNSAVLFGSITMVAWGIWIVVGNAASESIDPRTAAAISYLTAGLLAVGFVVVSDASLAVTARGGMLAGVAGLFTGIGLISMYMGFAQGSTTVVSTLGAMYFVVAAIISMGVLGEAITITRAVGIAFAVVGVVLVAR
- a CDS encoding VanZ family protein; this encodes MDRRYRWLLVVVLAVVVLAGSVVPLPGGETTLGPFGLVGADKYTHAFAYLCLGGALAFALAPGQRWVGVAALAVVVTSLYGGGIEVVQGFVGRDPSLLDWGADVLGAIVGVALAIGFDRALQRRVWTER
- a CDS encoding uracil-DNA glycosylase, giving the protein MAEYPDPDAKHPLAADCRRCPTLVEARECISWGNGPLDAELVVVGEAPGAGTPEADRWKGGNWTGMAYTARHSGRKIRDLMAEIGYGDECYYTNAVKCFPSDGEGSNREPTDDEHENCRPYLEAEIHEVDPRAVVATGKHATTSLLATDDRELDGFVDSVLDPVSLPGLETTLVPVLHPSYQEIWIPRLGYSSESYLDAIRETLAAVE